The Kitasatospora sp. NBC_00374 genome has a segment encoding these proteins:
- a CDS encoding AAA family ATPase codes for MTVHQPLTGPGPVGPAASGHSSPGAAADAAVAAILAAAVHPEPGAPRGVVVDSPPGAGKSTLVVRAAKELVAAGERLMIVAQTNSQVDDLVDRLAEKGPELTVGRLHASDARPAPEALRHGNVTASGKVGDLLEQDVVISTAAKWQWVKDVEPWRHAIVDEAYQMRSDALLAVARLFERALFVGDPGQLDPFTVVGTEQWAGLSYDPSGSAVVTLLAHNPAIRPHRLPVSWRLPFSAAPLISAAFYPYTPFRSGTGEGERRLTAAVRPDGSAVDAAIDEAAEHGWSLLELPARHTVRTDPQAVAAVAATVRRLLNRGLTAHSEQGPTPLTAGRIAVGTAHRDQAAAVRAALAGLGVPVDPSAGPAVTVDTANRLQGREYDVTVVLHPLSGRPDATAFHLETGRLCVLASRHRHACIVVARAGIAELLDEHPSTEPVQLGVAVKFPDGWEANHAVLAHLAEHRVRL; via the coding sequence ATGACTGTCCACCAGCCTCTCACCGGTCCTGGACCCGTCGGCCCCGCGGCCTCGGGCCACAGCTCGCCCGGGGCCGCCGCGGACGCCGCCGTGGCGGCGATCCTGGCGGCGGCCGTCCACCCGGAGCCGGGCGCGCCGCGCGGCGTCGTGGTGGACTCGCCGCCGGGGGCGGGCAAGTCGACGCTGGTGGTGCGCGCCGCGAAGGAGCTGGTCGCGGCGGGCGAGCGGCTGATGATCGTGGCGCAGACCAACAGCCAGGTCGACGACCTGGTGGACCGGCTGGCCGAGAAGGGCCCGGAGCTGACCGTCGGCCGTCTGCACGCGAGTGACGCGCGCCCGGCCCCCGAGGCACTGCGGCACGGGAACGTCACCGCCTCCGGCAAGGTCGGCGACCTGCTGGAGCAGGACGTGGTGATCTCGACCGCCGCGAAGTGGCAGTGGGTCAAGGACGTCGAGCCGTGGCGGCACGCGATCGTGGACGAGGCGTACCAGATGCGCTCGGACGCGCTGCTCGCGGTGGCACGGCTGTTCGAGCGGGCCCTGTTCGTCGGCGACCCGGGCCAGTTGGATCCGTTCACCGTGGTCGGCACCGAGCAGTGGGCGGGCCTGTCCTACGACCCGTCCGGCAGCGCGGTGGTCACCCTGCTCGCGCACAACCCGGCGATCCGCCCGCATCGGCTGCCGGTGTCCTGGCGGCTGCCCTTCTCCGCGGCGCCGCTGATCTCCGCGGCCTTCTACCCGTACACACCGTTCCGCTCGGGCACCGGCGAGGGCGAACGACGGCTGACGGCCGCCGTCCGGCCGGACGGTTCCGCGGTGGACGCGGCGATCGACGAGGCCGCCGAGCACGGCTGGTCGCTGCTGGAGCTGCCGGCCCGGCACACCGTACGGACCGACCCGCAGGCGGTGGCGGCCGTCGCGGCCACCGTCCGGCGACTGCTCAACCGGGGGCTGACGGCCCACTCCGAGCAGGGCCCGACGCCCCTGACGGCCGGCCGGATCGCGGTCGGTACCGCCCACCGGGACCAGGCCGCGGCCGTCCGCGCCGCCCTCGCCGGACTCGGCGTGCCGGTCGACCCGTCGGCCGGCCCGGCCGTCACGGTGGACACCGCCAACCGCCTGCAGGGCCGCGAGTACGACGTCACCGTGGTGCTCCACCCGCTCTCCGGCCGGCCGGACGCCACCGCCTTCCATCTGGAGACCGGCCGCCTGTGCGTGCTGGCCTCCCGGCACCGGCACGCCTGCATCGTGGTGGCCCGCGCCGGGATCGCCGAACTGCTGGACGAGCACCCCTCCACCGAGCCGGTCCAGTTGGGCGTGGCGGTGAAGTTCCCGGACGGCTGGGAGGCGAACCACGCCGTCCTCGCGCACCTCGCCGAGCACCGCGTCCGGCTCTGA
- a CDS encoding beta-galactosidase yields the protein MPEAPDPRSRPTPTRVPGLLYGGDYNPEQWPEEVWAEDARLMRQAGVTMVTVGVFAWARLQPGPREWDFGWLDRLFDLLAAHGVAVDLATATASPPAWLVRAHPELLPVTADGVRLEFGSRQHYCPSSPVYRAAAVRLTRAIAERYAGHPALALWHIHNEYGDHVTECFCPESAADFRRWLAERYGGVDGLNAAWGTGFWSQHYGHLDEVEPPRTAPGPVNPTQLLDWRRFCSDALLACYRAERAVLDELSPGVPVTTNFMSMFKALDYWRWAAEEDVVCDDAYPDPADPQAHVTAAMHYDLMRSLKGGAPWLLLEQAPSAVSWRAVNLPKRPGLQRLWSLQAVARGADGVMYFQWRASRAGAEKFHSALLPHRGTDSRGWRETVRFGAELRRLASVAGARTRAETAVVLDWESWWALELDDHPSARMRWLDLLRPWYAALYRRSVAVDFVRPGADLSGYRVVLVPNLYLLREETARWLAAHADGGGHLVCGPFTGIVDEHDHVHPGGHPGPLRETLGVVVDEFWPVPDGEGTTVVTADGRTLTARLWTEWLETTDAEPLARFGSGPLAGRPAVTRRGTARYLGCHLGDEIGVVLEQVLAEAGVGPVLPVPEGVEATLRTTPDGAEYLFLLNHGERPARLTLPPDWATAPDRLTGAAVGSRFTLAPLDAVVLRRSPRPR from the coding sequence GTGCCCGAAGCGCCAGACCCCCGCAGCCGACCGACCCCGACCCGCGTGCCCGGGCTGCTCTACGGCGGCGACTACAACCCCGAGCAGTGGCCCGAGGAGGTGTGGGCCGAGGACGCCCGGCTGATGCGGCAGGCCGGGGTCACCATGGTGACGGTCGGGGTGTTCGCCTGGGCGCGGCTCCAACCGGGGCCGCGGGAATGGGACTTCGGCTGGCTGGACCGGCTGTTCGACCTGCTCGCGGCGCACGGCGTCGCCGTCGACCTGGCCACCGCGACCGCCTCACCGCCCGCCTGGCTGGTGCGCGCCCACCCGGAGCTGCTGCCCGTCACCGCGGACGGCGTCCGGCTGGAGTTCGGCTCCCGGCAGCACTACTGCCCCTCCTCGCCGGTGTACCGGGCGGCCGCCGTCCGGCTGACCCGGGCGATCGCCGAGCGCTACGCCGGGCACCCCGCGCTCGCCCTGTGGCACATCCACAACGAGTACGGCGACCATGTCACCGAGTGCTTCTGCCCCGAGTCGGCCGCGGACTTCCGCCGCTGGCTGGCCGAGCGGTACGGCGGCGTGGACGGCCTCAACGCGGCCTGGGGCACCGGCTTCTGGTCGCAGCACTACGGCCACCTGGACGAGGTCGAGCCGCCCCGGACCGCCCCCGGACCGGTCAACCCGACCCAGCTGCTGGACTGGCGGCGGTTCTGCTCGGACGCACTGCTCGCCTGCTACCGCGCCGAGCGGGCCGTGCTGGACGAGCTCTCCCCCGGCGTCCCGGTGACCACCAACTTCATGTCGATGTTCAAGGCGCTGGACTACTGGCGGTGGGCCGCCGAGGAGGACGTGGTCTGCGACGACGCCTACCCCGACCCGGCCGACCCGCAGGCGCACGTCACCGCGGCCATGCACTACGACCTGATGCGCTCGCTCAAGGGCGGCGCCCCCTGGCTGCTGCTGGAACAGGCGCCCTCCGCCGTCAGCTGGCGCGCCGTCAACCTGCCCAAGCGGCCGGGCCTGCAGCGGCTGTGGTCGCTGCAGGCGGTCGCCCGCGGCGCGGACGGCGTCATGTACTTCCAGTGGCGGGCCTCCCGGGCCGGTGCCGAGAAGTTCCACAGCGCGCTGCTCCCGCACCGCGGCACCGACTCGCGCGGCTGGCGGGAGACCGTCCGCTTCGGCGCCGAGCTGCGCCGGCTGGCCTCGGTCGCCGGGGCCAGGACGAGGGCCGAGACCGCCGTCGTGCTGGACTGGGAGTCCTGGTGGGCCCTGGAGCTGGACGACCACCCCTCGGCCCGGATGCGCTGGCTCGACCTGCTCCGCCCCTGGTACGCGGCGCTGTACCGGCGCTCGGTCGCGGTGGACTTCGTCCGGCCCGGTGCCGACCTGAGCGGCTACCGGGTCGTCCTGGTGCCCAACCTGTACCTGCTGCGCGAGGAGACCGCCCGGTGGCTGGCGGCCCACGCCGACGGCGGCGGCCACCTGGTCTGCGGCCCGTTCACCGGCATCGTGGACGAGCACGACCACGTCCACCCCGGCGGCCACCCCGGCCCGCTGCGCGAGACGCTCGGCGTGGTGGTCGACGAGTTCTGGCCGGTCCCGGACGGCGAGGGCACCACCGTGGTCACGGCCGACGGCCGCACCCTGACCGCCCGCCTGTGGACCGAGTGGCTGGAGACCACCGACGCCGAGCCGCTCGCCCGCTTCGGCTCGGGCCCGCTGGCCGGGCGGCCGGCCGTCACCCGCCGCGGCACCGCCCGCTACCTCGGCTGCCACCTGGGCGACGAGATCGGCGTGGTCCTGGAGCAGGTACTGGCCGAGGCCGGAGTCGGCCCCGTGCTGCCCGTCCCCGAAGGCGTCGAGGCGACCCTGCGGACCACCCCGGACGGCGCCGAGTACCTGTTCCTGCTCAACCACGGCGAGCGGCCGGCCCGGCTCACGCTGCCCCCGGACTGGGCCACCGCCCCCGACCGGCTCACCGGCGCCGCCGTCGGCTCCCGGTTCACGCTCGCCCCGCTGGACGCCGTCGTCCTGCGCCGTTCCCCGCGCCCCCGCTGA
- a CDS encoding trehalase family glycosidase, with product MKQPKHRPALRLAASAVLVAAAVAAAPPAHAEDAGPGGYADVLDLHGVPGSAEPGGADGLNPVNVFSDRGAWHAYALPKADDPAGWGGFSGPLYIAQEYPWWLSRSFSRIRLTEHGAPLDLAAGGAPRLTSLPGLLRQSYRPAGGLRLTLELRFTGDRTALVQAVVENPGSRPRTLGADWTGELLRPAAEPMRSAPSLHPTDRGVAVSFAEVRSTWQYLTDGTERFEVTHDRPVRTTVTGDSYRTELAAPLVLAPGARQTLSWAESYTFTEAELARERPAVRSLLRRPQTAVAEGDRRWRGYLAAATDGVPVGRRRLAVKAVQTLVTNWRSAAGALKHDGITPSISYKWFTGGFWAWDTWKQAVGVARFDPALAASQIRSMFDHQVRADSATRPQDVGMIPDCLFYNDPGRGGGNWNERNSKPPLAAWAVWQVYGRSGDTGFLRELYPKLVAYQEWWSRDRDHDRNGLSEYGATVDPANGSSEDSRQAAAWESGMDNAPRFDAALGSAPVENRAADGTLLGHSLNQESVDLNAYLSADRRYLALIAGRIGRPAEAARWDAAADALASAVRSRMFDPGTGWFYDTAIGSGAPLVDRGRGIEGVVPLWTGVASEEQAAAVRARLTDPGEFGTAVPFPTVARSSPYFAATAYWRGPVWLDQAYFALAGLRRYGYRADARELTDRLLGNAAGLLDDRPINENYDPLTGRALNATNFSWSAAVLLPLLAESPEDPEDRRDDGR from the coding sequence ATGAAGCAGCCGAAGCACCGGCCGGCCCTGCGCCTGGCGGCGTCCGCGGTCCTGGTCGCCGCCGCCGTCGCGGCCGCCCCGCCCGCCCACGCCGAGGACGCCGGCCCCGGCGGGTACGCGGACGTGCTCGACCTGCACGGCGTGCCCGGCTCCGCCGAGCCGGGCGGCGCCGACGGCCTCAACCCGGTCAACGTCTTCTCCGACCGCGGTGCCTGGCACGCCTACGCGCTGCCGAAGGCCGACGACCCGGCCGGCTGGGGCGGCTTCAGCGGGCCGCTGTACATCGCCCAGGAGTACCCCTGGTGGCTGAGCCGCTCCTTCAGCCGGATCCGGCTGACCGAGCACGGCGCCCCGCTCGACCTGGCCGCGGGCGGCGCCCCGCGGCTCACCTCGCTGCCCGGCCTGCTGCGGCAGAGCTACCGGCCGGCCGGCGGGCTGCGGCTGACCCTGGAGCTGCGCTTCACCGGCGACCGGACCGCCCTGGTCCAGGCCGTGGTCGAGAACCCGGGCAGCCGTCCCCGCACCCTGGGCGCCGACTGGACCGGCGAACTGCTGCGGCCCGCCGCCGAGCCGATGCGCAGCGCCCCCTCGCTCCACCCGACCGACCGGGGGGTGGCGGTCTCCTTCGCCGAGGTCCGCAGCACGTGGCAGTACCTGACCGACGGCACCGAACGGTTCGAGGTCACCCACGACCGCCCGGTGCGCACCACCGTCACGGGCGACTCCTACCGCACCGAGCTCGCCGCGCCGCTGGTGCTCGCCCCCGGCGCCCGGCAGACCCTGAGCTGGGCCGAGTCCTACACCTTCACCGAGGCCGAGCTCGCCCGGGAGCGCCCCGCCGTGCGCAGCCTGCTCCGGCGGCCGCAGACCGCGGTCGCCGAGGGCGACCGGCGCTGGCGCGGGTACCTCGCGGCGGCCACCGACGGCGTGCCCGTCGGCCGCCGGCGGCTCGCGGTGAAGGCCGTGCAGACCCTGGTGACCAACTGGCGCAGCGCCGCCGGTGCGCTGAAGCACGACGGGATCACCCCGTCGATCTCGTACAAGTGGTTCACCGGCGGCTTCTGGGCCTGGGACACCTGGAAGCAGGCCGTGGGCGTGGCCCGGTTCGATCCCGCGCTCGCCGCGTCGCAGATCCGCTCGATGTTCGACCACCAGGTGCGGGCCGACTCGGCGACCCGGCCACAGGACGTCGGCATGATCCCGGACTGCCTGTTCTACAACGACCCGGGGCGCGGCGGCGGCAACTGGAACGAGCGCAACTCCAAGCCCCCGCTGGCCGCCTGGGCGGTCTGGCAGGTGTACGGGCGCAGCGGGGACACCGGGTTCCTGCGCGAGCTGTACCCGAAGCTGGTGGCGTACCAGGAGTGGTGGAGCCGCGATCGCGACCACGACCGCAACGGCCTGTCCGAGTACGGCGCGACGGTGGACCCGGCGAACGGCAGCTCGGAGGACAGCCGGCAGGCCGCGGCCTGGGAGAGCGGCATGGACAACGCCCCGCGGTTCGACGCGGCGCTGGGCAGTGCGCCGGTGGAGAACCGCGCCGCGGACGGCACCCTGCTCGGCCACTCGCTCAACCAGGAGTCCGTCGACCTCAACGCGTACCTGTCGGCGGACCGCCGGTACCTGGCGCTGATCGCCGGGCGGATCGGCCGGCCCGCCGAGGCGGCGCGCTGGGACGCCGCGGCGGACGCTCTGGCCTCGGCCGTGCGCTCGCGGATGTTCGACCCGGGGACCGGCTGGTTCTACGACACCGCGATCGGCTCCGGCGCGCCGCTGGTCGACCGGGGCCGGGGCATCGAGGGGGTCGTCCCGCTGTGGACGGGGGTCGCCTCGGAGGAGCAGGCCGCCGCCGTCCGGGCCCGGCTGACCGATCCGGGCGAGTTCGGCACCGCGGTGCCGTTCCCGACCGTGGCCAGGAGTTCGCCGTACTTCGCCGCCACCGCGTACTGGCGCGGTCCGGTCTGGCTGGACCAGGCGTACTTCGCGCTGGCCGGTCTGCGGCGCTACGGGTACCGGGCGGACGCCCGGGAGCTCACCGACCGCCTGCTGGGCAACGCGGCCGGGCTGCTGGACGACCGGCCGATCAACGAGAACTACGATCCGCTGACCGGCCGGGCGCTGAACGCGACCAACTTCAGCTGGTCCGCGGCCGTGCTGCTGCCGCTGCTGGCCGAGAGCCCCGAGGACCCCGAGGACCGGCGTGACGACGGGCGGTGA
- a CDS encoding bifunctional DNA primase/polymerase, with product MEYVTVAGEAWLASASEYPRSMRALWESRPWAPAVLPCGRAFDVVSMPALFGRRVLDELWASGPGCGPVASFRGRTLLFVQPGAAARLRSLLAWEEWARDVPPLLCHGRGDAVTVPPVQRMVNAPDSPGQGPGRWIVAPDSHEPWLPGAAVVLWACVRASRGALAHDPVGAGPVPAV from the coding sequence GTGGAGTACGTCACCGTGGCCGGGGAGGCCTGGCTGGCCTCCGCCAGCGAGTACCCGCGCAGCATGCGGGCCCTGTGGGAGTCACGCCCCTGGGCGCCGGCGGTGCTGCCCTGCGGCCGGGCCTTCGACGTGGTGAGCATGCCGGCGCTGTTCGGGCGCCGGGTCCTGGACGAGCTGTGGGCCTCCGGGCCCGGCTGCGGGCCGGTCGCCTCGTTCCGCGGCCGGACGCTGCTCTTCGTCCAGCCGGGTGCGGCGGCCCGGCTGCGCTCGCTGCTCGCCTGGGAGGAGTGGGCGCGGGACGTGCCGCCCCTGCTCTGCCACGGCCGGGGCGACGCCGTCACGGTGCCGCCGGTGCAGCGCATGGTGAACGCCCCCGACTCGCCCGGCCAGGGCCCGGGGCGCTGGATCGTCGCCCCCGACAGCCATGAGCCCTGGCTGCCCGGAGCGGCCGTGGTGCTCTGGGCCTGCGTCCGGGCTTCGCGCGGCGCCCTGGCGCACGACCCGGTGGGCGCGGGCCCGGTGCCGGCGGTGTGA
- the pgi gene encoding glucose-6-phosphate isomerase: protein MSENPATGRTPLDRTPQWAALGKHRAELGEQHLRELFAADPDRGRRYTLSVGDLQVDYSKHLVTDRTLALLRELADATGVAGLRDAMFRGEKINITERRAVLHTALRAPRDAVVEVDGENVVPAVHAVLDRMAAFADRVRGGEWTGHTGRRIRHVVNIGIGGSDLGPAMAYEVLRAYADRGLQVHFVSNVDGADLHEALYGLDAAETLFIVASKTFTTIETITNAVSARNWLLTELGAGQDAVAKHFVALSTNAEGVADFGIDVANMFEFWDWVGGRYSYDSAIGLSLMIAIGPDNFRQMLDGFHLVDEHFRTAPPEQNVPLLLGLLGVWYGAFFDAQSHAVLPYSHYLSKFTAYLQQLDMESNGKSVDRDGNPVTWQTGPVVWGTPGTNGQHAYYQLLHQGTKVIPADFIGFAEPVPGLLPDLVAQHDLLMANFFAQTQALAFGKTPEEVAAEGVPAELVPHKTFRGNHPTTTVLATGLTPSVLGQLIALYEHKVFVQGAVWNIDSFDQWGVELGKVLAKRIEPVLLTGEGADALDSSTAGLVARYRSLRGR from the coding sequence ATGTCGGAGAACCCCGCCACCGGACGTACCCCGCTCGACCGCACACCGCAGTGGGCCGCGCTGGGGAAGCACCGGGCGGAACTCGGCGAGCAGCACCTGCGCGAGCTGTTCGCCGCCGATCCGGACCGGGGCCGCCGCTACACCCTGAGCGTCGGCGACCTCCAGGTCGACTACTCCAAGCACCTGGTGACCGACCGCACGCTCGCGCTGCTGCGCGAGCTCGCCGACGCCACCGGCGTGGCCGGGCTGCGGGACGCCATGTTCCGCGGCGAGAAGATCAACATCACCGAGCGCCGCGCCGTGCTGCACACCGCACTGCGCGCCCCGCGCGACGCCGTGGTCGAGGTGGACGGCGAGAACGTCGTCCCCGCCGTGCACGCCGTCCTGGACAGGATGGCCGCCTTCGCCGACCGGGTGCGCGGCGGTGAGTGGACCGGACACACCGGCCGGCGGATCCGCCACGTCGTCAACATCGGCATCGGCGGCTCCGACCTCGGCCCCGCGATGGCCTACGAGGTGCTGCGCGCCTATGCCGACCGCGGGCTGCAGGTGCACTTCGTCTCCAACGTGGACGGCGCCGACCTGCACGAGGCGCTGTACGGGCTGGACGCCGCCGAGACCCTGTTCATCGTCGCCTCCAAGACCTTCACCACCATCGAGACGATCACCAACGCGGTCTCCGCCCGGAACTGGCTGCTCACCGAGCTCGGCGCAGGCCAGGACGCGGTCGCCAAGCACTTCGTCGCCCTGTCCACCAACGCCGAGGGCGTCGCGGACTTCGGCATCGACGTGGCCAACATGTTCGAGTTCTGGGACTGGGTCGGCGGCCGCTACTCCTACGACTCCGCGATCGGCCTCTCGCTGATGATCGCGATCGGCCCGGACAACTTCCGGCAGATGCTGGACGGCTTCCACCTGGTCGACGAGCACTTCCGCACCGCCCCGCCGGAGCAGAACGTCCCGCTGCTGCTCGGCCTGCTCGGCGTCTGGTACGGGGCCTTCTTCGACGCCCAGTCGCACGCGGTGCTGCCGTACTCGCACTACCTGTCCAAGTTCACCGCCTACCTCCAGCAGCTGGACATGGAGTCCAACGGCAAGTCGGTGGACCGGGACGGAAACCCCGTCACCTGGCAGACCGGCCCGGTGGTCTGGGGCACCCCCGGCACCAACGGCCAGCACGCCTACTACCAGCTGCTGCACCAGGGCACCAAGGTCATCCCGGCCGACTTCATCGGCTTCGCCGAGCCCGTCCCCGGCCTGCTGCCCGACCTGGTCGCCCAGCACGACCTGCTGATGGCGAACTTCTTCGCCCAGACCCAGGCGCTCGCCTTCGGCAAGACCCCCGAGGAGGTCGCCGCCGAGGGCGTGCCGGCCGAGCTGGTGCCGCACAAGACCTTCCGCGGCAACCACCCGACCACCACCGTGCTGGCCACCGGGCTCACCCCGTCGGTGCTCGGCCAGCTGATCGCGCTGTACGAGCACAAGGTGTTCGTCCAGGGCGCGGTCTGGAACATCGACTCCTTCGACCAGTGGGGTGTCGAGCTGGGCAAGGTGCTGGCCAAGCGGATCGAGCCGGTGCTGCTCACCGGCGAGGGCGCGGACGCGCTGGACAGCTCCACCGCCGGGCTGGTGGCCCGCTACCGCTCGCTGCGCGGACGCTGA
- a CDS encoding Na+/H+ antiporter, whose amino-acid sequence MAQLSLLFLVLLAAVVTVPLARRTGVPQPVLMTLLGLVMAVIPQIPDVQVQPELILPLVLPPLIFAVARRSSVHYFRTNLRSILLLAVALVIVTTTVVAGVYQWLVPAVPLAVAVALGALVSPPDPVAAVAVAGAVGLSRRMVAVLESEGLFNDVTAIVIYSLAIDAVVSHDFSMPHALQRFVLSAVVAVAIGIALGWLNAKLAGLLDDPTLQVALNLLVPFAAYTLAEEGHGSGVLAVVVCALYLADRAADADDVAFRLVGNAFWEIVEILITGVAFGLIGLELSTVLADVSGSWRGMIGESAAVIATVVLIRLVWLLPAAWLSRRVSGSEEDTPISWRETVVLWWSGMRGVATVALALAVPLTLKDHTPFPGRSELVFVAFSVVLFTLLVQGLTLPWLVRLLGLATGSDAHEEAARRLWWRAAKAGLRRLAELEEEDQLPSELVERLRERQHDRLARLYPERYERQEAAEAKHRISQWRKAYGIEQEMIAASRREVLAARGEPGADPEVADQVLRQLDLRSHRK is encoded by the coding sequence GTGGCCCAGCTGTCACTGCTCTTCCTGGTGCTGCTCGCCGCCGTCGTCACCGTCCCGCTGGCCCGCCGCACGGGCGTTCCGCAGCCGGTCCTGATGACCCTGCTCGGCCTCGTGATGGCGGTGATCCCGCAGATCCCGGACGTCCAGGTCCAGCCCGAACTGATCCTGCCCCTGGTGCTGCCGCCGCTGATCTTCGCGGTGGCCCGGCGGTCCTCGGTCCACTACTTCCGCACCAATCTGCGCTCCATCCTGCTGCTCGCGGTCGCCCTGGTGATCGTCACCACCACCGTCGTCGCCGGGGTGTACCAGTGGCTGGTTCCCGCCGTCCCGCTCGCCGTCGCGGTGGCCCTGGGCGCGCTGGTCTCGCCGCCCGACCCGGTGGCGGCGGTGGCGGTGGCGGGCGCGGTGGGGCTGTCGCGCCGGATGGTCGCCGTGCTGGAGAGCGAGGGGCTGTTCAACGACGTCACCGCGATCGTGATCTACTCACTGGCCATCGACGCCGTGGTCAGCCACGACTTCTCGATGCCGCACGCACTGCAGCGCTTCGTCCTGTCGGCCGTGGTCGCGGTGGCCATCGGCATCGCACTCGGCTGGCTCAACGCCAAGCTCGCCGGGCTGCTGGACGACCCCACCCTGCAGGTGGCGCTCAACCTGCTGGTGCCGTTCGCCGCCTACACCCTCGCCGAGGAGGGGCACGGCTCGGGGGTGCTCGCCGTGGTGGTCTGCGCCCTCTACCTGGCCGACCGGGCGGCGGACGCCGACGACGTCGCGTTCCGGCTGGTCGGCAACGCCTTCTGGGAGATCGTCGAGATCCTGATCACCGGGGTCGCCTTCGGCCTGATCGGACTGGAGCTGTCCACCGTTCTGGCCGACGTCAGCGGCAGCTGGCGGGGCATGATCGGGGAGTCGGCCGCGGTGATCGCCACCGTGGTGCTGATCCGGCTGGTCTGGCTGCTGCCGGCCGCGTGGCTGTCCCGCCGGGTCAGCGGCAGCGAGGAGGACACCCCGATCAGCTGGCGGGAGACCGTGGTGCTGTGGTGGTCCGGCATGCGCGGGGTGGCCACCGTCGCCCTCGCCCTCGCCGTGCCGCTCACCCTCAAGGACCACACGCCCTTTCCCGGCCGCAGCGAGCTGGTCTTCGTCGCGTTCAGCGTGGTGCTCTTCACCCTGCTGGTCCAGGGCCTGACCCTGCCCTGGCTGGTCCGGCTGCTGGGCCTGGCCACCGGGTCGGACGCCCACGAGGAGGCGGCCAGGCGGCTCTGGTGGCGGGCCGCCAAGGCGGGCCTGCGACGGCTCGCAGAGCTGGAGGAGGAGGACCAGCTGCCGTCCGAGCTGGTCGAGCGGCTCCGGGAGCGCCAGCACGACCGGCTCGCCCGGCTGTACCCCGAGCGGTACGAGCGCCAGGAGGCCGCCGAGGCCAAGCACCGGATCTCGCAGTGGCGCAAGGCGTACGGCATCGAGCAGGAGATGATCGCGGCCTCCCGCCGGGAGGTGCTGGCCGCCCGTGGCGAGCCCGGCGCCGATCCGGAGGTCGCCGACCAGGTGCTGCGCCAGCTGGATCTGCGCTCGCACCGGAAGTGA
- a CDS encoding VOC family protein: MLADAPLLAVIPAGDLDRAKRYYTDTLGLKIARESDEEVVFDSGNTQFGIYHTPYGGQAAHTLASWKVADLDAEMADLRSRGVVFEEYDLPGLKTVDGVAEADGMRAAWFKDSEGNVLCVNQLVDG, from the coding sequence ATGTTGGCGGACGCGCCGTTGCTGGCGGTCATACCTGCCGGGGACCTGGACCGGGCGAAGCGGTACTACACCGATACGCTCGGCCTCAAGATCGCCCGGGAGAGCGACGAGGAAGTCGTGTTCGACTCCGGAAACACCCAGTTCGGGATCTACCACACGCCGTACGGCGGCCAGGCGGCCCACACCCTGGCCAGCTGGAAGGTGGCGGACCTCGACGCGGAGATGGCGGACCTGCGCAGCCGCGGGGTCGTGTTCGAGGAGTACGACCTGCCGGGCCTGAAGACCGTGGACGGTGTCGCCGAGGCGGACGGCATGCGGGCGGCCTGGTTCAAGGACAGCGAGGGAAACGTCCTGTGCGTGAACCAGCTGGTCGACGGCTGA